One Glycine max cultivar Williams 82 chromosome 1, Glycine_max_v4.0, whole genome shotgun sequence genomic window, TCCACATTACTTGACTTATTTCAAACATGACCcaatattgtttatttattaaagaGCTGCTAAAAGGATCAACGAGTGAATTTTTGTTCAGGGAACGAGAGTGTTTGTGGATGGCCCTGGGGCTGGCAAAAACATCCAAGCAGGTGCCAAGAAGGTTATTATCACTGCTCCTGCAAAGGGTGCTGATATCCCAATTTATATTGTCGGAATAAATGAAGGGGACTACACTCATGAGACCTCTAACATTGTAAGGTTCGTGACAACTAAggttgtgttgtgatgtgagTTTCAAATGTCAACGCAGCATCATTTTTGTGCTAGAAGATTGATTATTCATGTGCCATCCCTCTTAAGTGGTTGCATTTGCTTTTTCTTATATACTGTTTCTTCAATGTGAATTCGCAGAAACTAGATCTAAGCTTTCTTTCAAGTTTAGCCTGTCCCTTGGTGACAAAGGGACATGAAACAAAAGgacaaaataattcatatatgaCAGCATTATTCACCTCTTTggatctttcccttatcttgtTATGTTctagtattttgtttttcttgaggCTACGAAAGGGGACGGTGTCCTTGGATGCTATGCTCACCGCAGGTCATGCATTTGAAATCAAGCGATTACATGGAGCTGGTTATGACCATAATTAATGTAGAATTAGTACTACTTCTCATTTTCCCCTCTATGATCTAGTTTTGGCCCACACCAATCCCCACTAAGACACCCTACTCAAATGTCTACTTACAATGCACTTTTCTTTTACTGCTTTTATAAAGTGTGATGGCCTTCAATTTATTATGCCAAAATCATTAGCTTTTTTTCAATCATGTAAAAGTTCCAAAACACTTTATTTGAATCACTTCGAAATGAATAGTTCAACATAATTGTTTTCCATCTTTCCTGTGTCTGTGTGTAGGAAACGCTCTGCATGCTTTGTGAAGCAGGCTTTCTGACCCTAGCAATGTGCTACACAGCTGGGATCCAACTCTCGTTAATGCTTGTACTTGGTTTCATGTTACCTGTGACTCCAGAAATCTCGTGAATGTCAAAGATATGTAATACAAAAGGAGTGAATGAGAAGTATGCCTtatttctatgtttttttttttgtttataatactTTGGTTTCGCAACTGCTACGCATAATGTTTAGAATCAAACCTCCTTATTCCAAGTCTTCTCAGTCTCACATAAGTATGATCTTTGGCATGAGATAAATTTGGGGCTGCCTAATTTAATTCTAGATAGTATCTAC contains:
- the LOC102666276 gene encoding glyceraldehyde-3-phosphate dehydrogenase B, chloroplastic, which translates into the protein MLGTFKTDVKILDNETITVDGKPIKVVSSRDPLKLPWAELGIDIVIEGTRVFVDGPGAGKNIQAGAKKVIITAPAKGADIPIYIVGINEGDYTHETSNIVRKRSACFVKQAF